The Halichoerus grypus chromosome 15, mHalGry1.hap1.1, whole genome shotgun sequence genome includes a window with the following:
- the LOC118545928 gene encoding major allergen I polypeptide chain 2-like codes for MKGTLLVLALLVTQELGIEMVKSCPIFYVIFGAVAIGEKLTLDASLDLVNATEPEKAAMEKIQDCYSEKGLKAKALDLTVMATITSSKQCISEAVVPLKNVVTSLGR; via the exons ATGAAGGGGACGCTGCTTGTGCTGGCCTTGCTGGTGACCCAAGAGCTGGGCATCGAGATGG TGAAATCTTGCCCTATTTTTTATGTGATCTTTGGTGCCGTGGCCATTGGAGAGAAGTTAACGCTGGACGCCAGCCTTGATCTGGTCAATGCCACTGAACCAGAAAAAGCAGCCATGGAAAAAATCCAGGATTGCTACAGTGAGAAGGGACTCAAAGCCAAGGCCTTGGATCTGACTGTCATG GCTACCATCACCAGCAGCAAGCAGTGCATCTCTGAAGCTGTGGTCCCATTGAAGAATGTCGTGACCTCGTTGGGGAGATGA
- the LOC118545929 gene encoding major allergen I polypeptide chain 1-like has protein sequence MKPAGALVLLWVASLLLSGRDCKICSAVSDDVTLFLTGTTEEYVQEVAQYRNESIILENAKSLKECIDGKMTADDKTNAVNVLDKIYASPLC, from the exons ATGAAGCCGGCCGGTGCTCTCGTGCTCCTCTGGGTTGCCTCGCTCCTGCTCTCGGGCCGAG ATTGTAAAATTTGCTCAGCGGTGAGTGATGATGTCACCTTGTTCCTGACGGGCACCACTGAAGAATATGTCCAAGAAGTGGCGCAATACCGAAATGAATCTATAATATTGGAAAATGCCAAAAGCCTGAAGGAGTGCATTGATGGGAAAATGACAGCGGACGACAAGACGAATGCTGTCAATGTGCTG GATAAAATATACGCAAGTCCTTTGTGTTAA